Proteins co-encoded in one Papaver somniferum cultivar HN1 chromosome 5, ASM357369v1, whole genome shotgun sequence genomic window:
- the LOC113279894 gene encoding GDSL esterase/lipase At2g40250-like: MELVSGTISGISSGNNDYITTLFTGDHLPYGRDFPGHAAPGRFTNGRLIGDFLVSYLGLKRALPSYLAPNLSDQELLSGVSFASAGTGFDELTAQTASVINMDTQIRYLGEYLEKIKNIVGAEKSGSIINNGLFIISAATNDMVFNYYDLSLKIVQYSLPEFHDFLLHILVSIVQV; the protein is encoded by the exons ATGGAATTAGTTTCG GGGACTATTTCAGGAATTAGTTCTGGTAACAATGACTATATAACCACACTTTTTACAGGTGATCACTTGCCATATGGAAGAGATTTCCCCGGTCATGCTGCACCTGGAAGATTTACTAATGGAAGATTAATTGGTGATTTTTTAGTATCTTATTTAGGTCTTAAAAGGGCATTACCATCATATTTAGCACCTAACTTAAGTGATCAAGAATTACTTAGTGGTGTCAGTTTTGCATCTGCTGGTACTGGTTTCGATGAATTAACTGCACAGACGGCGAGTGTTATCAATATGGATACCCAAATAAGATATTTAGGGGAGTATTTAGAGAAGATTAAGAATATTGTTGGAGCTGAAAAAAGTGGTAGTATCATTAATAATGGGTTGTTTATTATTAGTGCTGCTACGAATGATATGGTGTTTAATTATTATGATCTTTCTTTGAAAATTGTACAGTATTCATTGCCTGAATTCCATGATTTCTTGCTTCACATATTAGTGAGCATTGTCCAGGTATAA